A single Sphingobacteriales bacterium DNA region contains:
- a CDS encoding SDR family oxidoreductase translates to MSTEDKKRVLITGAAGFLGSHLCDRFIKEGYHVIGMDNLITGNIKNIDHLFPLQYFEYYHHDVSRFVHVPGKLDYILHFASPASPIDYLKMPIQTLKVGSLGTHHLLGLAKEKKARMLIASTSEVYGDPTVHPQPEEYWGNVNPVGPRGVYDEAKRFQEAITMAYHNFHGVETRIVRIFNTYGPRMRLDDGRALPAFMSQALNGEDITVFGDGSQTRSFCYVDDLVEGIYRLLLSDYHLPVNIGNPQEITLLQFAEEIIKLVDTQSKIVYLPLPTDDPKQRRPDITKARNILDWEPKVERSEGLKITLDYFKKELGK, encoded by the coding sequence ATGTCAACGGAGGATAAAAAAAGAGTACTGATTACGGGAGCTGCCGGTTTTCTGGGGTCCCATCTGTGTGATCGGTTTATTAAAGAAGGATATCATGTTATCGGCATGGATAACCTGATTACAGGAAATATAAAAAATATTGATCATCTATTTCCGCTCCAGTATTTTGAATACTATCACCACGATGTAAGCAGATTTGTGCATGTGCCCGGCAAACTGGATTATATCCTGCATTTTGCATCGCCGGCATCTCCGATCGATTACCTGAAAATGCCCATCCAGACATTGAAGGTAGGTTCTCTGGGAACACATCATTTATTGGGCCTGGCGAAAGAAAAAAAGGCGAGAATGCTCATCGCTTCCACCTCCGAGGTGTACGGTGATCCTACCGTTCATCCGCAGCCGGAAGAGTACTGGGGTAATGTAAATCCCGTCGGTCCGCGCGGAGTATATGACGAAGCCAAACGTTTTCAGGAAGCGATTACCATGGCCTATCACAACTTCCACGGAGTGGAAACAAGAATAGTTCGTATTTTCAACACCTACGGTCCGAGAATGCGGCTGGATGACGGCCGTGCATTGCCGGCATTCATGAGTCAGGCACTGAACGGAGAGGATATTACGGTATTCGGAGACGGCTCACAAACCCGTTCCTTTTGTTATGTAGATGATCTGGTGGAAGGGATATACAGACTTTTGCTGAGCGATTACCATTTGCCTGTAAACATCGGCAATCCGCAGGAAATAACCCTGCTGCAATTTGCCGAAGAAATCATAAAACTGGTAGATACCCAATCAAAAATCGTCTACCTGCCGCTGCCTACCGATGATCCGAAACAGCGCAGGCCGGACATTACGAAAGCAAGGAATATCCTGGACTGGGAACCAAAAGTGGAAAGAAGCGAAGGCTTGAAAATAACACTCGACTATTTTAAGAAGGAATTGGGAAAATAG
- a CDS encoding gamma carbonic anhydrase family protein: MALILDCRGYTPKFGNNNYLAPNATIVGDVETGDDCSIWFNAVVRGDVNSIRIGNKVNIQDNAVIHCTYEKTKTVIGNNVSIGHSALVHGCTIEDNVLIGMGAIVMDNCYIEANALIAAGAVVLENTRVEAGSIYAGVPAKKVKQLEADTFKDQNERIATNYVKYAGWFK; the protein is encoded by the coding sequence ATGGCATTAATTTTAGACTGCAGAGGATACACGCCCAAATTTGGAAATAATAACTATCTGGCACCCAACGCCACGATTGTCGGTGATGTGGAAACAGGCGATGACTGCAGCATTTGGTTCAATGCCGTCGTCCGGGGAGATGTCAATTCCATCCGGATCGGCAATAAGGTCAACATTCAGGACAATGCCGTTATACACTGTACGTATGAGAAAACGAAGACAGTTATCGGAAACAATGTTTCCATCGGGCACAGCGCCCTGGTGCATGGCTGCACCATTGAAGACAATGTGCTGATAGGAATGGGTGCCATCGTAATGGACAACTGTTATATCGAAGCCAACGCCCTCATTGCAGCTGGTGCCGTAGTACTGGAAAATACAAGGGTGGAAGCAGGCAGCATTTACGCCGGCGTGCCGGCAAAAAAGGTAAAACAACTGGAGGCGGATACGTTTAAAGACCAGAACGAGCGCATTGCCACTAACTACGTGAAATACGCAGGTTGGTTTAAGTAA